One window of Thermacetogenium phaeum DSM 12270 genomic DNA carries:
- a CDS encoding transposase family protein, with the protein MKSIHLDGGGEFYADFELACKEYWIKLFCLPTRSLKLNEVVERLNRTYREELCERYEGEANLGEVWRELK; encoded by the coding sequence CTTGGATGGTGGGGGTGAATTCTATGCCGATTTTGAATTGGCCTGCAAAGAGTATTGGATCAAGCTGTTCTGTTTGCCGACGCGAAGTCTAAAGCTAAATGAGGTTGTGGAAAGGCTTAACAGGACATACAGAGAAGAGCTTTGCGAGCGCTATGAGGGTGAGGCAAATCTAGGAGAAGTGTGGCGGGAATTGAAGTGA